In a genomic window of Octopus sinensis linkage group LG16, ASM634580v1, whole genome shotgun sequence:
- the LOC115220530 gene encoding START domain-containing protein 10 codes for MITFFVFFLFLQVRSTFDVAGSVLYDVIHDPHYRKVWDRAMIDAYDICALNPNNDIGYYAIRCPSPLKNRDFVTLRSWLATSTEYYIMNHSVNHIQCPPYKDYIRAISFLTGYVIVPKDKSSCVLTYVSQSDPRGRLPSWVVNKATQILAPKVVSRMKQACKNYVAWKEQNQPLYRPWIYPEQCTLTRLNLLHIKSLQMKDSQEVLDESNLSEVDFLDDDL; via the exons ATGataactttttttgttttcttccttttcttgcaGGTGCGAAGTACATTTGACGTTGCTGGCAGCGTGTTATATGATGTCATACATGACCCTCACTACCGAAAAGTCTGGGATCGTGCAATGATCGATGCTTACGACATTTGTGCCTTGAACCCCAACAATGATATAGGATATTATGCCA TTCGGTGTCCTTCACCTCTAAAGAATCGAGATTTCGTCACACTGAGGTCATGGCTGGCTACCTCTACGGAATATTACATCATGAATCACTCTGTGAACCAtata CAATGTCCGCCCTATAAGGATTACATCAGAGCCATCTCCTTCCTGACAGGATATGTAATTGTTCCGAAAGACAAATCATCTTGTGTTTTGACTTATGTATCACAGTCGGACCCCAGAG GTCGTCTGCCAAGTTGGGTGGTTAATAAAGCAACACAGATCTTGGCACCAAAA GTGGTCAGTAGAATGAAACAAGCTTGTAAAAACTACGTGGCATGGAAAGAACAGAACCAGCCATTATATCGACCTTGGATCTATCCGGAACAGTGTACCTTAACGCGATTAAATCTTCTCCATATTAAAAGTTTACAAATGAAAGATTCACAAGAAGTTCTCGATGAAAGCAATTTATCAGAGGTCGACTTCCTTGATGATGATCTTTGA